The DNA region AAGGCTAATCTAAAACCTGCATTATTTTCCAGTCCTTGCTTCATAATGATTAATTTTGGCATTGATGCTGCAGTGTGAACTCACTCAAATACATCAGGTTTAACAAAATGAGCCTGCCCAGAGAAAATCTTAATATTGTTTGAAATGGTAGATTAGTAAGTGTCAAAATCAGGGATGCAAATGCACTCTTTCAATAGAGAGTGTGAAGTCCTGAATGCTTCTCCAGTTTTGCAGCCAGTGCACGGCTGGATTAGTTGAGTGCAATTTGTTCGTATTTCTGTTtggacatttaaataaaaagcactGCTGAAGAAGAATGCTAATTAGACAAGGCGAGGAGAATGGCGTGGAGTTATGCGTTGTATGTTTTGGGGCGTGATTGTGAAGCTGCAGCCTGATATAATGTCACCACGCTTGTACCTGCAGTGATAAATCTGAATGCAGAGCCGATGTCTCAATATTGCTGCGTGCAGGCGTGATTAACAACGACTGATGGCTGTTGTCGCTTTACAGAGTTATGCTTTCCCTTCTCTGTGAATAGATGTTGATTtactgctctgtgtgtgtgtgtgtgggtgtgtgtgtgtgtgtgtgtgtgggtgcatgtgtgcattttcAGGCTGCTTTTTATCGACACGGCGTTCCAAACGTTACAACTGAACGCAGAGGACTCCTCAGGACGGCAGCACCTCCTCACCGTTAAACTCAAGCCaaaggtgagacacacacactcacacacacacacacacacacacacacacaaaggaaccCACGCGCAGCTCATTGTCACCGCAAAAATTGAGCATCGCCGAGTGGAGTACGCTGCAGCTCGATGTTGACCCGTCACCAGTCTCAATCCAAACAGGCCGACTTTCCCCAAACGCAAGCGGAATGTTCAATTTGCCGATAGCAAATCAGTGATTTGCATCTGCGCCCTCAAATCTGGGTCAGACTGGAGAGGGTGTGGAGAGACATGATAACCCACTGTGACTGAGATGCAGCACAGATAAAACTTCTCCACACAGACCTCCGCGCGTTAGGAGGAAGCCGGTACGCCCACGTTCATCTGCATAGCTGCCGCCGAGTGCAGCCGTGGAACCTTTAACTGCTGAGGTAAAGGTAAACGCAGGCTGGGGGAATGTTGGCACCACACACAGAGTTGGAAATGTTTGCGTGTCACACTTCTCCAAATTGTCAGATGAGAGGTGAGGACTGTGTTTGATGAGATGTTCCAGGAGCGCACCACAATTTGGGCTGATTTCACTCTTGAATTGTGGATACAGTCAGGCGGCGCTCTTTCGATGCGGAGCGTGGCAGAACACACCGCACTTTTGCATCCTCTGTCTCAAAATGCTCGATTTGTATTTAAATGTTGCGACATTAAAGCAAATCTTCCATTAGAGTAAACCTCTAATCTGAAATTACCGTCCAGCAGGACGTTAGGGCTCAGTGTTAACCTTCAGGCTATCGATTACATTTATAGTGCTTTCATTTCTGCTGATATTTTAGGTGTTTAGCTAAATGCTACAAgaggaaatatatatttaatattttacttGAGCAATAAATCTCACAGTGAGGTGGCGCGTTCCAGAAATCATTTGTGGGTTCTTCCGTAAATCCAGATGACATCCATCAGGGGACGAGGGTGGGTGGTAGGACCCCACTCGgtgcccacctgcccacctggcCCTGTTCACACCTttggcacacaaaaaaaaagctgggaGTCTTCCTCACCTTCCAGCTGCCTCCACCCGATCCAACCACGGGGTCATCCGCTGCCAGGCGCAGTCAGAAGGCATCGCCGGGAACGCAATGGAGCGAGACAGAGCGCGAGGGAAATGATGCAAAGCTAGCTGGGtgttggaggagagaggagggaatcTGAAAAGCAACTTTCTGAAGGTCATTGTCACTGTCACGCCGGAAAACACTCGCACGAGGAGTGAAGAAGATTGTTGTAAAGCTGGACAGCCTCAAAATGTTGGCGTTGAAGGTGTACCGCCACAGTGTGGTCGCTGTGAAGGTCGTTGTCAAGATTTctttgaaatgatgtaatctaATGATCCTGTTCTTACATCTGCAGCATCCTGCCGAAGCGCCTGACTGCTCCGCTGacctgcctctgcctctgctcatAAACTGGACACCACAGGTAGGTAAAGACCCGGGAAGAACTGCACATTTTGAGAAGTTTGAAAGTGTGGAAAGCCATTCCATAATATGCTGGGGTCAGTAACGACTAGCACTGCCACGCCTTCTACAGCTGAAAGGATCAATACTGCTCAGTTTATTTGCACTCATTGATTATTTAGAAGTGATAAATATGGTGAACCTGAGGCTGGTGATAGGAGTTGCTTTGTCCTCTGCATCACATCCTCTGTGAGCTTTAACACAGCCATCAGCACCTGaccctcccaaacacacacacacacacacacacacaccaccactaTCATCCCTACATAGAAGAAGGCCGTGCATGATGCCCTTGCACCAGTGTCATAAGCCATAACTGTAATCTGCTTAGTGATTGACTTGCTGATGATCTCCCTCTTTGACCTTTATCATCCGCGTGCTCCGTGTCTTGTGTTAACGAACATAAAGTCACCGTTGTTTGAAAGGTCATTGTGGATGGACGCCTACAGGACAGCTCAGGGACACATTTGCTGTACTGTTTTTTAATCTTAGAGGAGTTACTTAGTTAGTTACTTACTTAGTTACTTAGTTTGACTGACTGACCTTAACAGCCTCGGTGACACTGAGTCCTCTACCAGAAACTCAGCTTGTCTGCTTTTTCGGTCCCCAGACGTTCCTCCGGGCACACTCTTTGAAGGACATTCATCTTGTCCACTTCAGCTAACACACAAATATGCTGATTCGACCGCTCGTTCACTGTATCCACCACAGAGTGTGTGAGATCATTTTGGAAGAGAGGGTGTTCTGTATGGTCACAGTGTCACAGGTCTGTTTGAGGCTTAAGAGCTGGTTTTAAGGTTTAGGTTGAGTGGAGGGTAAAGGTTAGGCATTTAGCTGTTAGGACAAGGGTAAGGGGTTGTGGAGTGTATTATGTCTGGTcaagtcctcacagagatagatGTGCCAgtgcatatatgtgtgtatacgCGAGCACTGGCGAGCTGATACATGGCAGGTGTACAGTGAGGACCCGCCTAGAACAGCGCTGCCGTATGGAGCCTGTCGACCTGCTGGGTCGCTGATGGATCTCCAGTACGCTGCAACATGAAGTGTGTGTATGCGAGtctgtgtatgtgcgtgtgtgtctggagGTGGGTGAGAGCCTGTCTGTCGGCCGTACTGACATGTTCATTTGAATGAGTAATTATTGCCTGCTCTGTTGCAGGGCCAAGACATGCCAGTCTGCGCACTGGTGTGGAACTGGAATGGGAAGAGAAAcaagtgtgtgcgcgtgtgtgtgtgtgtgtgtgtgtgtgtgtgtgtgtgtgtgtgtgtgtgtgtgtgtgtcattgctGTCCTTTGTACTCGTAGACAACGCAGAGGTGAATTTTAACAATCTAACCCTGCACGATTTAAAGAGGGAGGAGCTTTCTCCGTCTGAATTAAAAACGTAAAGGTTGGCATAGATGCAGCGGTCACCAAACCCTGTTTTCCCATTGGTTTAGGTCACGCCAATAAATTCTATTGTGTTATTTAATTTAGAACATATTAACATTAATGTTTATCCTTCAGAGTAGACATTTTCATTATAAAGGCTTTGTCATGTATTAAGTTCAGTCATGAAAAAAGCTATTTTAAGCTATATTTCTTAATAATTTGCCAGCACCAAATCAAACAACTTATAAAATCAAGTTGAAAACCAAGTTGCCCCCACTGCCCCTATTGGTGGGCAGCAGTACAGACAAGTATCACCTGAGTGGTCAGAGCAACAAACTCAAGGGTCAAACACAGTGGAAGaattctctgtgtgtgtgtgtgtgtgtgtgtgtgtgtgtgtgtgtgtgtgtgtgtgtgtgtgtgtgtgtgtgtgtgtgtgtgtgtgtgtgtgtgcgtgcgtgtgtgtgtgtgtgcgcgagcaTTTGTGTCCTGTGATGATCTGGCCCCCAGGGTTAATCCCCTCTCTCACCCAGTGACTgttgggatagactccagcacagaccccccccccaccctgattAGAAATAAATGGCGGTTTACAGAAAACGGATggacggggggaaaaaatccgATGGGAGCCTGCGGAgccaaaaatgaaaatcaacATCCGGCACAGTCAGAGGCGCGAGATGAAGCGCGTTACTGTCCGACACAGGAGACGCACACCAGCTCTGTTAGCAGCTGTCAGTCAGGGGAGGGGCCACTCGCTGCCCGCCGCTTTTAAGGACTAAATCGGGGCCGTCGGCTGATGGCATAAATAGATACTGTGTGGTCTCTTTTATGCTTTCCTGCAGTGTTCTTCTTTCCATCTTCATGTTCTCACAGATACAGCTGGAATTCAATTAtcagctctttttttcttttcccctccctgtTCTGGGCCGAGCGTCGTTATCCTGAGCTGTAACCGTAATCATGCCACTGGCATTAATTGGGCTGTAATTGCTGAGGCTCTCAGCACCTGGACGATGCTTAATTGTGTGCACTGTGCTGGCACAATGACCcgtaatttttttcccctctcattCCATCCGTATTGCACTCCAACACCTCTATCAGCCTCCCTTTCACCAACATGCTGTGTAGGTGCCCTAACTTgggctggtttttttttttttttttagatctgcAGGTTTGGATGatttgaagatttttttttagcatcaagagaggattgtgggaaaaTAGGGGAAGCAGAAATGAGTCAAAACAATTTTCACATGTTTTTCCACCCCTCAACCAACATCATACCTCACTGAACCTTTTTAACTGTACCCATAATGCATTGCTGCACCTTGCACCGCTCTGTACTGTGTCAGGTCAAAGGCAAACACATGTATGCCTGCAAGTCTGTGGTGTTCCTCAAACTGGACTTGATTTGTTCCTCAGACTACTCTGGACCAGCTTTATGGCCagttcctgctggttctggaGTCTTTGACCAGGTTCTGGGATGTTCTGGATGAAATTGACAGAAACACCTGGATTTTGGAGCCGGAGAAGCCCTGCAGGTCCGACACCATGAGGCGCATTGCCATTGGTACCCTACTTTTGTTTTTGGCGCATATGAAAATGGCCCAAGTGATTTGAGGCGTGAAGCCTGTTTTTGATGAAACCACCATGTCTATTTCCAGGAAACAACGTGTCCATCAAAGTTGAGGTGGATCCCAGACATCCGGAGATGCTGCCGGACTGTTGCCTGCTGGGGGCCGAGCACGGTGGGTAGACTGTCAAGCTGAGCCAGATCAGCCCAGATGACAACATCTGTTCTGAGGACTTCCAGAATGACATTTTCCCTCATCAGCTCACTATTACAGTTGTCAGCCATCGTTTTTGTATATGCAAGGTCGGCAACTCCTAGCTTGTTGCCTAGCAATACAACTTGTAAGATATTAAACACGCGCACACTTCAGTCACCCAGATGGGCAGCACACCTCCAGACATGATGGGTTGCTCAGTGATATTGCTTTTTTTGCATGCAAGTCTAATAAATAGTGAATGAAGTCTCCTGTGGAACAGAGGATGTGACGGCTTCTCTCTGCGTTTCTGTGGTGGACAGAATAACACCACAGCTAATTAGCTCATATGCAgactgttttgggtttttttatttggGGCTTATGTACAATGATGTCCCTGCCGATCTTTTCAGATGCAAGAATCAGATTGGAGGTTTTTTATTAGTGTTCCTCGGTATAATAACCACATCTCTTCTGCTGTTGCAGTGGTGACGCCTTTAAGGAATAAGCTCAACACCAATATGCACTTGTGGTAAGACTCATGTTGGTTCTTAACTGAAGCTGTAATTCAGTGTGTTAGATTGATCACTCTGCACTGTTTTAACTTCATTTTGACAATATCGTCAACATTGCATAAACCAACAATGCTGCTACAGTAAATAAGCTTCTCAACTAAAAGATGTTGGCACAGTTACGAGTGAAATATTCAGCACAGAAGTATGAATATTTGCAATAGAAGGTCCATACAGGTGTGGCTTGTAGTTATCTACtacctccagcagggggcagtgaatgtgtatttagcaatagaCAATTATACTTTATTTCATTATAAAATCCCATATTAACAAATTCACCAACCACACTTTCAGTTTTGGCATAATTATAAATTAGCATATACAACAACTTTGGCATCAAATTTCTTTCCTCCTACTTCTGCTGTTAGTAAATGTAGTAAATGTCATTTTGCCGTTCAATTTGTTTTGTATCTGTACATTTTATTCATATGTTCTCCATCATTTCCTTTACAGTACCCTTTTTACTCAGGGGTAGGTGGGTTCCTGGTCATTTCTTAAGACTAGCCTAACGAATAGATTAGTCCTCACCAGCTAAAACCAGCTAACTAAATAATATCTGTGCATAATTGCAACAGAATTTGTCATCTGCAGATAACTCAGATGAACTCTAGAAAGCCTCTCTAAAGAGTAAACAATGACAACTGTAGCATAATTATCTTTGTGTCTCCTTATTTGAAACATATAATAAAAATCTTATCAATATTCCCATCACACTACAGTGTTCCCAACACACTAGCCTCGTTTGAAAATGAATGTTGGACTTCAGATGAATCTCAGTTCCATGTGGAGCAGCGTAGATGTTTTTAAACACCACTGGTGAAAGTCTCCTAATCGTCCCCTAGTGTTTTCGCAGGCTCATTTGCATGTGGTTAATTAGTGTGAGTGAAGGAGCTGTCTGTGGTCTGCTGGCAGGAACCCGGAGTCCGACGTCTTGCACAACCTCCAGGATGTTTTGGAGATCGAATTCCCATCACCTGCCTCCCACGAAAAATCTGTATGTCACTGTTTTTTGTTTCCCGTTTCCATCTCTAACATCCTTATTACCTCAGGAGCTCCGcgggcgcgcgcgcgcgcgtgtgtgtgtgtgtgtgtgtgtgtgtgtgtgtgtgtgtgtgtgtgtgtgtgtgtgagccgtGCATTCACACTAAATGCGTTTTTGAGCTTGAAGTTATAAGGGGGCGGACATACGCTTCTGTccatttttccttatttttctgcGTCTCCGTTTGGTTTTTTCCACAACGTGGGCACAAATTCTCCTTTAATTGGGTTGTTTACAGAAAAGATCATTAGAATTACAAAGATGGTAAAATTCTCTGCACTATCAAATTGCTTTAATCACACAAAAATTGCTCATTCCTTCCCCCTCTTTACTCCATGCTTGGGTCAGGAGGCCAATGTGTTTATTCACCATCGCCGTGGTGATTAATGCTGCAGCTTCATTAACATTCTGTAGAAAGTAGCAAAAAACCGAGATGGCCAGATATTGAGTTTATCCTCCCATCCTGTACGTTGGTACCCTCAGAAAAAAGGTGACTTGTGCAACAAGCAGCGAATAAGTGAGGCCACACCCAAAGACCCTGCTCCTCTGGGGGAAATGGAATTAAATATCCAAGAAATCCCTGACTGTACTGTGCTGTTTGCTAATGCTACTATTCATCTTTAGCTTTATGTTAACAACACCAAGAGAAGCAGCCAGCTCAAAAAATTCTTCTTTAGTTGATAACTTAAGAGCTATGAGCTAACAAAGTATCAAATTAGTCAATAAATGTATCAAAGGAGACCCACTTTTCTTGGTGTTTATGATTCGCCTGTTTTACTGGAATCACGATGTTGCATGAAAGTGCTTCGATTAAGAATGAAACAGTAGAAGAACGTGAAGAACGAAACCTTTTCCCACTTGATGGGAGTTTTTATGAATTGCTAGTGTGTCCTTTCGGCTCGCTTGTCTGCCCCCGTCACAAGGATCTTAAACTGAACACAAATTTGGACGAGATTTTGGGGGAGAAATTTCCTCcaaaaggcttttattttttaagtttaaGGTGCTTTTTCTGGTCTCACGGATGCTTTTTAATGGCTTTGGCCTCCTTTCTAAGAACCTTAATGCAGTGTTTATAGCTTCTTTCGAAGTCTCGagcctcttccagctgcttctccacctCTTTATACCACTGGTTTATGTCAGACTTCTGTTTCTGGAGAAAGCTGAGCTCAGACATGTCTTCAGTCTGGTCTGTGTCATCTTCACTGTTCCccacatcttcatcactgttctcccaCATCTTCATCAGCTGTTCCccacatcttcatcactgttctccatCAGCTTGTAGCTGTTCTCCACATCGTCATCACTGTTCTCCACCTCTTCATCACTGTTCCCCACATCGTCATCACTGTTCCCCACATCGTCATCACTGTTCTCTGTATCGTCATCACTGTTCtccacatcttcatcactgttctctGTATCGTCATCACTGTTCtccacatcttcatcactgttctctGTATCGTCATCACTGTTCTCCACATCTTGAGCCATGTCTCGAGTGACCTTCTTCTTTCGGACATTCTCCTCCCAGCTCTGCCTCTTTCTCCGGAGTTGTTTATAGAAGAACTCGAGGATCTTCTTTGGCAGAGActtttcctttctcttctttagcTTCTCCTCACAACAGCTATGTATTTTTCCATGATTACTAATCATTTCATTTGCACTCCGCAGGTCTTTCTGCAGCTTGACTTTAGTCCGTAGAGCAGATAACTCCCTCTCTCTGGTCTCACGCTTTTCATTGAGTATGAACAGTTCGCCCTCCAGATTAGCATTCTCAGCtttccgctcctcctcctcttgcacgAGACGCTTCATTGTCTGGTTCATGCTGTTCCAGCATGCTGGAGAGCTGCTTTCATCTTTACACAGCTTGTCCATTATCCAGTCATTGTAAATGTTTACAAAGCCAACCACTTCCTTAGACATTCGAGCATTAAAACCTCGGATCTCTTGGTTGTTTTTGATAACCTCCTCGATGAGCTCAGAGGTGTCCTCGACGATTCTGCTGCCCACTGTGGAAGGTGGGTTCGTGTAAGAGAGATACAGTTTATTGAAGAAAGCCTGTGGCTCATCTGTGGTCTTCAGCATGGAAACTGGCAGCTTGTAGCTCAATAGGAGCTCTCTCATGGCACAATAGTGCTGATAGTGAATGTCATTTTCTTGCACAAGGTATTCTAAAACTTTCTCAGGTCTCATGGTCTTTGCCATTTGTTGAGATGTCATTTCAATTTTTGTGACTAAGTGCTGTtacatgtgcgtgcatgtggaaGCATTAAAGCTTTGATGTATTGAGCTTTGTTTTGTGGCAGTTTTTTTGAGCAGTACTTTTGTTGTTACTACGGTGACGCTTGAAAACAGTCAACTTCAGACGTGTTGGCGtgtttttcacacacacacacacacacacacacacaggtggtcGTGGCGATACTGGCCTGCATGGTTTGGCTGCATCGACTACTGTGTTGTTGAGTTGAAAGTTCTAACAGAGTTTCCTCGCTCTGATCATTTGGGGAGCCGGAAAGTTCTTCCCGTCCTCTCGTGGGACAGGAAGagtgaggacagagctgccgtAAGTCAACAGGTTTTTGCTCAGAAGCGCTGACCTTCCACATCTGTACACGTGTGTTTGCGCAGAGCTTCAGCACTGAGTGTGGGATCTGTTACTCGTATCGTCTGGAAGATTCCATCCCTGACCAGGTGTGTAATGACCCCCGCTGTGGCCAGCCTTTTCACCAGGCCTGCCTGTACGAGgtacggacacacacacacaggagcaggCTCAGTTTTAGTGTGATAGTGGAATTACTCATATCTGATAAAGATCTGGTTTTAAGAGAAGAGTTGTTATCCCTTTTTTTTGGTGGTTTATTTTTGAAgggaacatttaaaaaggtttaaGTAGGAATCATTTAAGGGAGATTAACAAAAAGTTCTCTTTTTATCACCAGTctgatcttttattttattttgaataaaggGAACtttccacttttgtttgtatgaagcttttataatttaaaaagtTCCTCAGATGTCCTTGACATCATTTTGAAAGGAACTTCTTGTCTTCTTCCCGCAGTGGCTTCGAGGGCTCCCCTCCAGCAGGCAGAGCTTCAGTGTCATTTTTGGAGATTGTCCTTACTGCAGCAAGGTCGGTGTGTCCGTGTCCAGGAGTGGTTTTCCACTCATTTCACCTGAGGAAGCAGGTTGCTTCCCTATCGTTCCGAATAACGCGAGGATTCTTTATGTTTTACAGCCAATCACTGTGAAAATGGCGCCTCAAAAGTCATGACAAGAGCAACACAACCAGGAAGAGTCCGTTTCCCTGACCATCTGCCTCATGTTGTCAAGGTCCCactctggtcacatgactgcactCTTCATCCTGCTGATCTGTGGGTTTGATCAATGTTAGGTTGGATTTATATCTTTATTATTTCAGTACTTAAGTCTCATGCACAAGGTTCAAATTTCCAGACATTCTGGATTTTTCTAAAGCGCCGCATCAATAAAACTCTTCAGTTTATCTCTAGCATGAATCTCTTATAAAAAAGCATCAACACAATTTTTACCTTAAAAGGTAAATGTGTGACAGGTGGAGTCACACCTGTTCGGGCCTGGGTCCTATCGGAGGACCCCTCAAATAACGAGCAGAGATGGGCTGTGGCCTGGCTTcatcctcgctctcctcctcctcctccgcctcctcctcctcctcctccgcctccgcctcctcaCTGGTATGCTCTTTATAAGTGATCCTAGCTCGTGGCCTCAGTGATCTGCTGCTTGTAGGTAAAGCTGAATCTGCTCTCTGAACAAACAGGGACAGTTCTTCAATAATTGCTCATCAATAGGAATCTATCAGTTCCATCATCGGCAAGTTGATCTTTCTAAATACCATTATTCCATTTTACATTTCTTCTCGTAGGCTAAACATCCTTGTGTATTCTCAGCCGTATTCATCCTAAATTATTATAACATCTTACGTTTCATGTAATATAAGCTCGTTTTGAAGCTGATCTTCATTATGTGGTTATATTCCTGTTGCCACGTTAGGATACTAGCATTATGCTAACAGGACGCTACTGTAAGAGTTGGTGGGTGTGGCTTCACAACTCACCTTTGCCCCCTGAGGTTTACTGAGGGGAGGTCCTCTGATGTAACGCGCTGGCACTGGTCGAGTCCTCATCTCGtctttctcctctgtgtccacGGGCTCAGCTTTAGGGGAGGTGGTGGGTTGTTCTGGTCCCTGTTCACACAATTGGAGGTTCTCACTTGTTTTTGCTTTCCTGCTGATAATATCGCAGCTAAAGCCGGTTCTGTTGTTCCAGTGCTAAAATGAAAAAGATCTTAAGCACAAGCtagtttttgggggggggtcatgccTTGAAATTGATAAACTGTGTAGGTTCTTGGATGGTTTGTGTATACACCTTGAGATCATTGTTGAGTGTGGACTAA from Takifugu rubripes chromosome 4, fTakRub1.2, whole genome shotgun sequence includes:
- the LOC115249587 gene encoding RNA polymerase II subunit 5-mediating protein homolog, with translation MTSQQMAKTMRPEKVLEYLVQENDIHYQHYCAMRELLLSYKLPVSMLKTTDEPQAFFNKLYLSYTNPPSTVGSRIVEDTSELIEEVIKNNQEIRGFNARMSKEVVGFVNIYNDWIMDKLCKDESSSPACWNSMNQTMKRLVQEEEERKAENANLEGELFILNEKRETRERELSALRTKVKLQKDLRSANEMISNHGKIHSCCEEKLKKRKEKSLPKKILEFFYKQLRRKRQSWEENVRKKKVTRDMAQDVENSDDDTENSDEDVENSDDDTENSDDDVGNSDDDVGNSDEEVENSDDDVENSYKLMENSDEDVGNS
- the fancl gene encoding E3 ubiquitin-protein ligase FANCL, with protein sequence MDVKAMEASMINDNPVLLPLNKEKTIYGGFITVQERDFRVRITLPPDRKITGGRLHCCWQLKHLLRGYEQTVKQRLQQSDNLVTFILELKTILEVGLKSFPEHQSIPPPQYYSQLISEMETLGWSKLLFIDTAFQTLQLNAEDSSGRQHLLTVKLKPKHPAEAPDCSADLPLPLLINWTPQTTLDQLYGQFLLVLESLTRFWDVLDEIDRNTWILEPEKPCRSDTMRRIAIGNNVSIKVEVDPRHPEMLPDCCLLGAEHVVTPLRNKLNTNMHLWNPESDVLHNLQDVLEIEFPSPASHEKSSFSTECGICYSYRLEDSIPDQVCNDPRCGQPFHQACLYEWLRGLPSSRQSFSVIFGDCPYCSKPITVKMAPQKS